The Lipingzhangella halophila genome segment GTATCCGACGGTGCGTATCGAGGTGCCCAGCGAGGAGGCGGCGCGTTCGCTGCTGCAGGCCGCGCAGGCGGAGGCCCGCCGTTGGGGGCTGGTCCTATGAGCGCCACGATCCCGTCGGGCCGCTGGGACGACCCGCACCACGACGTTGATCTGCTGTTCGAGGCCCTGCGTGACTGTCCGCTGGCGCCCGCGCAAAAGAATGCGCTGTCCGTGATCGCCGGCAACGGCCACGAGCACACAAGGGCGGTCATCGGGCTGCTGGACATGGTCGGCTCCGGGGCCGTGCTCGCGGCGTTCGCCGCGAACCATCCGCACCTGAGTGTGCAGTCCGCTGCCGGCGGCCGGTTCATGTTGCTGTGCGAGCGCTGCCACACCGCGATCCGCTCCAGCGAGCAGGAGTGCTGGCTCTACGCCATGGCCCACGTCGCATCCGGCACCTGTGTGCACCACGGGGGTGATCCCCGGTGACCGAACCCCGCGAACCCCGCGACGCCTGGGACCAGGTCGCCGCCGAGGAACTGGAGCACCTGCAGTACCTCGCAGGCCAGCAGGACCGCGACCAGCAGGCCCGCAGAGAGGAGACCCCCCGATGACCGGACAGCACCGAACAGCGCTACCCCCGTGCGCCTGCGGGTGCCCGTGCGGGCCAGACCAGAGGTGCCACCAGTGCGGCGCCTGCGCCTGCATGGCCCACGGGGACGGGTGCCTACAGCCGCCGCTGGGGGAGCCCGCCCCGCTGCCCGAGCCCTCCGGGGGTGAGCAGTGATCACCAACACGGACTTGGCCCTCGCCCTGACCGCCGGCATCGCGATCCTCGCGCCCGCCCTGGCATGGGCCCTCACCTGGGCCTGGTACGCGGGCCGGCACCGCGACAACCAGGACACCATCGCCGGGCTGATCGGGCGCCTGAAGGCCGCCGACCAGGTGATCGCAGCCGCCGAATCCGCCGGGTTCATCCAGGCCGACCACCCACGCGGGCGCCACGAAGCCACCCCCACAACCACCAAGGACACCGCATGACCGAGACCTTCGCCGACGAAGTGCGCCGCCGCCGCTCCGAGCTGGACCTCAGCCAGTCCCAACTCGGAGCGATTGCCGGAGTCTCGCGCGGCACGATCCGCAACATCGAAGCCAACCTCGTCGAACCGAACGAGGCGACCATGCGCGGAATCAACCTCGCGCTAGAACGCGCGGAGAGCGGCGAGCCCGCAACCCTGCCAGCGGCGGTTGACCCTCTCCGGGAGGAGATCGCCCGCCAGATCGAGGCCATGGCGGACGCCTACCCCGAGGACGCGTTGGACCGTGACTCGGATGTGATCCGTGGCGCGCGCCACGCCTACCGGATGGCCGCCCGCATCGCGAGGGGTGAAGACCGGTGACCGAGTACCTGATCCGCGCCGAAGGGTGCGACGCCTCCAACCCCCTCGTCATGGAGCTGACCGAGACCGAGGCCGCCACCATCCGCCGGGCGAGCGAGGCGCTGAACGCCGCCTCCCACTACGAGTGCATGCCGCGCCTGTACATCAAGCCGGTCGCCGAAGCCAAACCCCACGAACTTCCTGACGAGGACGACGAATGACTGACTTCACCTTCGAAGACGCCACACCCGAAGCCGAAAAGGCCCGTATTGCCCTACAGGGGCCGTCGGGGTCCGGGAAGACCTGGACCGCGCTGCGCCTCGCCAAGGGCCTGAGCGGCACTGTCGGCGTGATCGACACCGAACGCGGGTCCGCCTCCAAGTACGGGCGCAACTTCGAGTTCAAGACGCTCAAGCTGCCCCACTACGACCCCGACCACCTCATCCGCGCACTCGGCAAGGCCGCCGAAGCCGGCATCGACGTACTCATCGTCGACTCCCTGTCGCAGTTCTGGTCCGGGCAGGGCGGCATCCTCTCCAAGGTCGACGAAGCAGCACGCCGAAGCGGCGGAGGCAACTCCTTCGCCGGATGGAAGGACGTGCGCCCCATCGAGGCGCGAATGCTCGAAGCGCTGCTGTCCTATCCCGGTCACGTCATCGCCACGATGCGGGTCAAGACCGAATGGGCGGTCCAGGACAACGACCGGGGCAAGAAGGCCCCCGTCAAGATCGGCCTCAAGCCCGAACAGCGCGAAGGCCTCGACTACGAGTTCGACGTCGTAGGGGAGCTGGACCTCTCTCACACGCTGGTGGTGTCCAAGTCCCGGGTGAGTGACCTGGCCGTGGGTGAGGTCGTCAGCGAACCGGGCGAGGACCTGGGCGAGCGCATCGGGTCCTGGCTGGGCCAGGGAACCCCAGCGGCGAACGCCACCGAGTACCGCGACCGGGCCCTTGAGAAGAACGCCACCAAAGACGATCTGCGCAAGCTCCACAAGGAGGCGCAGCAGCGCCGTCTTCTGGGTGCGGCGGTGGTCAACGAGAACGGCGACGTGGAGTCGCTGGAAGCGCTGATCGTCCGGCGCGGCGCTCAGGCCCCGGAGGCCCCGGCTGGCCCCTCGGGGGTGGCGGCTTGAGTACCCCACACGAGGCTGCCCGCGATGTGGCCATACACCGGCTGGTAGCGGACATGGTCAAGACCTCCCGCGAGGATGTGACCGCGACCGCTGGCGAGGTTCTGGGGGAGGGCGACCGGATCACGGTCAAGCTCGCCGGAAGGAAGCTCGCCTCGGTGACGATGGCGGCCGGGTCCACCCGGGCGAAGGTCACCGATGAGGACAAGCTGACCGCCTGGGTCGCGGAAAACCATCCGA includes the following:
- a CDS encoding helix-turn-helix transcriptional regulator; translated protein: MTETFADEVRRRRSELDLSQSQLGAIAGVSRGTIRNIEANLVEPNEATMRGINLALERAESGEPATLPAAVDPLREEIARQIEAMADAYPEDALDRDSDVIRGARHAYRMAARIARGEDR
- a CDS encoding ATP-binding protein translates to MTDFTFEDATPEAEKARIALQGPSGSGKTWTALRLAKGLSGTVGVIDTERGSASKYGRNFEFKTLKLPHYDPDHLIRALGKAAEAGIDVLIVDSLSQFWSGQGGILSKVDEAARRSGGGNSFAGWKDVRPIEARMLEALLSYPGHVIATMRVKTEWAVQDNDRGKKAPVKIGLKPEQREGLDYEFDVVGELDLSHTLVVSKSRVSDLAVGEVVSEPGEDLGERIGSWLGQGTPAANATEYRDRALEKNATKDDLRKLHKEAQQRRLLGAAVVNENGDVESLEALIVRRGAQAPEAPAGPSGVAA